CATAGCGAGAAGAACGAGATGAGCAAGTAGTCCAATACAAAAAGTAAAGGGAACGACTGCCCATAGTCGTTCCCTAATGGAGGGTATTACACGTCTTAGGTTTATTACCTAATTTTCTCTTTCTCGATTTACAGGGCTTGCGTGGCAGGCTCTGCTCTCCAAATCTTCTATTATCTAATATAACAAATTTCGTGCCAAATCACACGTGTTCGAAGCTGAAAGAAGAAGAACTGGTATTTATACTAGTCAATCCGAAGCTAAATCGAATTCAATGGCCTGAGAGGTATTCTGCTAAATTAAGGTATTCGACTAAGCCCATCGTCTCGCCTCGACGATTCGGGTTGATACCGACATGCTCCAAAGCCTCTGAAATTGTCTGACGGCTATACTCTTCCGACAATCCTGCAGTGAGGGCATTAATGATTGTCTTGCGGCGCGCTCTAAATGCCGCGCGGGTGCAAAGAAAGAATACTCTTTCAACCTCAGGCAATAGGCGTGGCGGGATGGGGGTTAGCGAGACAACGGCTGAATCGACTTCCGGTGACGGGTAGAAGACGTTCTTCGAAACCATGAGTTCTGTTACAACATGGGAATGGTATTGGGCAAATAGAGTGAGTGCGCCGTATTCGGGAGTATCGGGTGCAGCGGATAGGCGTGCGGCGTACTCTTTTTGGACTAACAAAACGATACGGGTGAAATCTTTTTTGTGCTCCAGCAACCGTTCAATAATAGGAGAAGTGATGTAGTAGGGAACATTCGCGACCACTCGGATTGGGCGTTGACCTAGCGGCGCAATCAACTCATTTAGTTTTATCTTAAGGAAATCACCTTCGATGATTGTCACATTCATCGTTTCGGAGAGTGTGGTTTCGAGAATGCGCTTTAGGAGGGGGTCGATTTCGACGGTGACAACTCTTTCAGCTTTTGTGGCAAGAGCTTGGGTGAGTGTTCCTAATCCGGTCCCTATTTCAAGGACGCCATCATTCGGGAGAAGATTGGCAGCGTCAATAATTCGATTGAGGGTGTTGAGGTCTACTAAGAAGTTTTGTCCCCATCGTTTGAGGGGACGGATGCCTTCCTTGGCAAGTAACTCACGCACGATGCGCGGCGAGCTAAGATTCCGTTCATTAGTTGAGGACATAAACGCGGACTCGTTTACGTCCGAATCGGTGTGCATCGCGGTTTGTGTTGTAGCCGAGATCGATTCGCCTTCCCTTGATGGCTCCCCCCGTATCTCCGGCGATGGCATAGCCATATCCGTCGATATAAAGGTGTGTCCCAAGGCGTATAATGCGAGGATCAACTGCTACAACCCCATAACCTGCTTTCATACCGTTTGCTGTGCGACCGGTTGCACCCCTGCCGCAACTAGCTGGACTTGGGTCATAAGCCGTGGCCATCATTACGATGCATCGACTTCGGTCATACATCCCGCTACGAGAAGCGAGCACTCTTGGTTCGCTCAAGCGAGATTTTACGGAGTAGATGGCGTCGCGAGGTGGGGCTTTGCGCTCATGAACGAGAACTTTTTCTGAATTCAAGCTCTTTCCCATTAACACATAACACTTATAGTGCTCACCAACGCGTCCTGCCTGAACCGGAACGATCATTTTGGACTGCCCTTTCGGGGCCTTTTGATAGATCGTCTGGTAGGGTAGTTTCGAGCGCACATACATCAGCGGGTAATCAACTTCGATCACCTTGCTATTGTTTTGCGCTATCGATTTTGTAGACGCTTTACCCTTCGCGCCTACCCAGCCAATGGCTGACATAGTCAGAATGAGGAGCAGACTTGCTCTTGCTACGATACGTAGTGTTGCCAAGTATTTTCCCTCCTTCTCGGCTTATGTAGTTTCGGCATTTTACCATGGATGTCTAAATTTGTCAAATTTTGCCTGAAAAGAGCCATGTTTAACCAGTTGTTGTATCCGTTCTATACCTATCTTGAAATATCATGAAATATCCCGATATGTCCTCATTCTGCCTGAGTTATGGCCAAATGAGAACAATATGAAGAAGGGAATATTTGTACCTCTCTAAGCATCCTATGGTGTGAATTGGATTGCCGTTTTCTGCAATTTTCTGTCAATTATGATGTGATGCAAATTCAAAATTTGTACGATAATAACATTGATTGGCTAATTTCAAGCAAAGTCCTATCGTATGATAATTGGAACAGCTTGAGTCAGCATCAGAATCACTTAATAATCGGTTCCCTAAGGGGGGATCTACAGTGAGTAAACTATCTGTCCGTTGGTTGTCCGCTCTGACGCTTATGCTGCTGTTCCAGACCACTAGCTTTGGAAATGAACGCAGCATAGGTTATTATGTCCGTCAGCTAAATGGGGTATCGATGCATATCGTTGTAATTGACATCCATGACCCACAGGTCAGGGTGACGGGCGCTCTTGCCTCCGGTGGGATAGGACGGCGAGAGGGTTTCAACTCGATGATGCATCGTCTCCAACCGACGGCAGCGCTTACAGGCACCTTCTTCAGCATAAAGAGCAACGTGCCGGTTGGCGATATTGTCATCGGTCAGCTTAAAGTCAATCATGGCCGCAGTGTTGGCACTTCCTTTGGGGTCACGACTGAAGGGTTACTTGAGTTCGGTCCAAAGCGTGAGAGATATTGTTCCGGCTTCGAGACTCTATTCAGCGGCGGTATCTCGTTAATTCGACACGGCAAATTATATGTGAAACCATGGTCGGAGGGTTTTCGAGACCGTTCCCTCTATGCACTCAAAGCGCGAACTGCAGTTGCTCGCACCAATAACGGCAAACTTCTCCTCATTGCGACTAATCACCAAGTCCACCTTACCCGTTTTGCGCAGGCCATCAAAAAGCTGGGTGTCAGTGATGCCGTCGCATTCGATGGCGGGGCTTCAACTGGTCTACACTACCGAGGTTCCTACTTAGCTCGTCCTCAGCGAGGGCTAACGAATGTGATTATCGTTTATGAAAGCAACGATTCCTATTGGAAGCACATAACCGAGCTTGCTCCGGGTGTTGCGAAGCATAAGCAAATGGCTGCCATGAAACCTGTCACCCAAATATCCCCCGCCAGCCAAGAGCCGGCCGAATCAACAGTAGTAGGTTTTGGCTCCCCTTTTTTGGCTTGGTTCCTTCTCTTAGCCACTATACGAATGTGCAGTTGGTTAACAAGGAACCCAAAATCGAAAAAGCTGATCGGTAAGTAAGCGTCACAAGGGAAATTTGTCAAGCTTCATTTGTACGTGAAGTAGTATCCATTCACCATTAGAAGCGTGCATAATAAGGCTTGGAATTAGGCTTGCTTGGGGGGGCCTGTTGGAGGAGTATTAAAGATGATTTTGACAGTTACTAGTGATAATTTTGTAGAGACGCTTAATTTACTTCGGTCGGATAGTTCTGGGACACAGGCAGTATTTTTTTCAAAATTTAGCTTGCCGCAAGGCGGGAGCGGCTACCGTTTATCCTATGCCGTTCCAATGCAGCATATGATTGTAGTTACGGATTTGCTGTTCGATGGTAGAACGTCTTTTAGTCCCATTTCCGGTCAGGCTGCTCAAACGGGTGATGCTGATTTTGACGCACTTGTTGAAGCGCTCAAAACGGCGGGTTTTATAATGATGCCGGGCTACTGGACAGATTATCCTGAACCAATGATCAGTGAACCTGCGACAGCTCGCGCAGCAGGCGGAAGTGGGCAAGCGGCAGGCAGTACGTTGCCTTCAAGTTTTTTTGTGGTTGCAATATCCTACTT
The window above is part of the bacterium genome. Proteins encoded here:
- a CDS encoding 3D domain-containing protein, with protein sequence MATLRIVARASLLLILTMSAIGWVGAKGKASTKSIAQNNSKVIEVDYPLMYVRSKLPYQTIYQKAPKGQSKMIVPVQAGRVGEHYKCYVLMGKSLNSEKVLVHERKAPPRDAIYSVKSRLSEPRVLASRSGMYDRSRCIVMMATAYDPSPASCGRGATGRTANGMKAGYGVVAVDPRIIRLGTHLYIDGYGYAIAGDTGGAIKGRRIDLGYNTNRDAHRFGRKRVRVYVLN
- a CDS encoding phosphodiester glycosidase family protein, with amino-acid sequence MSKLSVRWLSALTLMLLFQTTSFGNERSIGYYVRQLNGVSMHIVVIDIHDPQVRVTGALASGGIGRREGFNSMMHRLQPTAALTGTFFSIKSNVPVGDIVIGQLKVNHGRSVGTSFGVTTEGLLEFGPKRERYCSGFETLFSGGISLIRHGKLYVKPWSEGFRDRSLYALKARTAVARTNNGKLLLIATNHQVHLTRFAQAIKKLGVSDAVAFDGGASTGLHYRGSYLARPQRGLTNVIIVYESNDSYWKHITELAPGVAKHKQMAAMKPVTQISPASQEPAESTVVGFGSPFLAWFLLLATIRMCSWLTRNPKSKKLIGK
- the rsmA gene encoding 16S rRNA (adenine(1518)-N(6)/adenine(1519)-N(6))-dimethyltransferase RsmA — encoded protein: MSSTNERNLSSPRIVRELLAKEGIRPLKRWGQNFLVDLNTLNRIIDAANLLPNDGVLEIGTGLGTLTQALATKAERVVTVEIDPLLKRILETTLSETMNVTIIEGDFLKIKLNELIAPLGQRPIRVVANVPYYITSPIIERLLEHKKDFTRIVLLVQKEYAARLSAAPDTPEYGALTLFAQYHSHVVTELMVSKNVFYPSPEVDSAVVSLTPIPPRLLPEVERVFFLCTRAAFRARRKTIINALTAGLSEEYSRQTISEALEHVGINPNRRGETMGLVEYLNLAEYLSGH